The Candidatus Neomarinimicrobiota bacterium genome contains a region encoding:
- the tuf gene encoding elongation factor Tu (EF-Tu; promotes GTP-dependent binding of aminoacyl-tRNA to the A-site of ribosomes during protein biosynthesis; when the tRNA anticodon matches the mRNA codon, GTP hydrolysis results; the inactive EF-Tu-GDP leaves the ribosome and release of GDP is promoted by elongation factor Ts; many prokaryotes have two copies of the gene encoding EF-Tu) produces the protein GDKITFTVELIVPIAMEKELRFAIREGGRTVGAGVVTDIIE, from the coding sequence CGGGTGACAAGATCACCTTTACGGTGGAACTGATCGTCCCCATCGCCATGGAAAAAGAACTTCGGTTTGCCATCCGTGAAGGCGGACGGACCGTGGGTGCCGGCGTTGTGACGGACATTATTGAATAA
- the rpmG gene encoding 50S ribosomal protein L33, protein MRDKIILACSECKRRNYTMTKNKRKHPQRVEYKKYCPWCQTHTVHKETR, encoded by the coding sequence ATGCGTGATAAAATTATCCTGGCATGCAGCGAATGCAAACGTAGAAACTACACAATGACGAAGAACAAACGAAAACATCCTCAACGTGTAGAATACAAAAAGTACTGTCCCTGGTGTCAGACGCATACGGTGCATAAAGAAACCCGGTAA